From the genome of Mycobacterium dioxanotrophicus, one region includes:
- a CDS encoding response regulator transcription factor, which produces MRVLIVDDEPRLTKTLSLGLRAEGWVVVAVDNGVDAVHHAVEDDFDVIVLDIMLPGMSGYEVLRRIRAEQVWTPVLMLTAKDGEFDETDALDLGADDYLTKPFKFNVLAARLRALQRRCAPERPVVMTAGTLSLDPARKTVSRDGVPIELTRREFGLLEYLMRNKDTVVAKSDILRNVWDAHYSGPHNVVEVYVRYVRRKIDAPFGTNTIGTVRGVGYRLESGEVPDGN; this is translated from the coding sequence ATGCGGGTTTTGATCGTCGACGACGAGCCACGGCTCACCAAGACGCTGAGCTTGGGGCTGCGGGCAGAAGGCTGGGTGGTGGTTGCCGTCGACAATGGTGTCGACGCTGTGCACCACGCGGTCGAAGACGATTTCGACGTCATCGTGCTCGACATCATGTTGCCCGGGATGAGTGGGTACGAGGTGCTGCGCCGCATCAGGGCCGAGCAGGTGTGGACCCCGGTGTTGATGCTGACCGCCAAGGACGGTGAATTCGACGAGACCGACGCCCTGGACCTCGGCGCCGACGACTATCTCACCAAACCGTTCAAGTTCAACGTGCTGGCCGCGCGACTGCGTGCCCTGCAGCGTCGCTGTGCCCCGGAGCGCCCGGTGGTCATGACGGCGGGGACCTTGTCGCTGGACCCCGCCCGCAAGACCGTTTCCCGCGACGGCGTGCCAATCGAGTTGACGCGCAGGGAATTCGGTCTGCTGGAGTACTTGATGCGTAACAAGGACACCGTCGTCGCCAAGTCCGACATCCTTCGCAACGTATGGGACGCCCACTATTCCGGGCCGCACAACGTCGTCGAGGTGTATGTGCGCTACGTCCGCCGGAAGATCGATGCGCCCTTCGGCACCAACACGATCGGCACCGTGCGCGGTGTGGGTTACCGGCTGGAGTCCGGCGAAGTGCCCGACGGGAACTGA
- a CDS encoding phosphatase PAP2 family protein gives MTATQHAARPVSAALVLLAGFFGLAAVAYRAHTGTALDHAVFDWFVGHRQSWLTMVAIAITDIGSPGAIVALAFVAAAVIWWRTRATLTAAVVLATVGLPSVVSTATKLVVGSDRPPAATQLLAETDHSFPSGHVTGTVALLGILAVIVGQRWGRTPALLTGAALAGFVVAATRLYLGVHWLTDVLGGAVLGSAAVLLGSAFLSWHATLSTPTRTLVSAGPKLSG, from the coding sequence GTGACAGCGACTCAACACGCCGCCAGACCCGTCAGCGCTGCGCTCGTCCTCCTCGCCGGATTCTTCGGCCTGGCGGCCGTCGCCTACCGGGCTCACACCGGCACCGCGCTCGACCACGCGGTGTTCGACTGGTTCGTCGGGCATCGGCAGTCCTGGCTGACCATGGTCGCCATCGCCATCACCGATATCGGCAGTCCGGGCGCCATCGTCGCCCTCGCGTTCGTCGCTGCCGCAGTGATCTGGTGGCGCACGCGGGCGACGCTCACCGCGGCCGTGGTGCTCGCCACGGTCGGGCTGCCGTCGGTGGTGAGCACCGCGACCAAACTTGTCGTCGGTTCCGACCGTCCGCCGGCCGCCACCCAACTGCTCGCCGAAACCGACCACTCATTTCCCTCGGGGCACGTCACGGGGACGGTGGCGCTGCTGGGCATCCTCGCGGTCATCGTCGGGCAACGCTGGGGCCGCACACCTGCGCTGCTGACCGGTGCCGCCCTGGCCGGATTCGTGGTGGCGGCCACCCGGCTCTATCTCGGCGTGCATTGGCTCACCGATGTCCTCGGCGGCGCGGTGCTCGGGTCCGCCGCCGTACTGCTCGGGTCGGCGTTCCTGAGCTGGCATGCGACCCTCTCGACCCCGACGCGCACTCTGGTGTCAGCTGGGCCCAAACTGTCTGGATGA
- a CDS encoding LON peptidase substrate-binding domain-containing protein, producing MFPLEVAMLPGEELPLRIFEPRYVALVSDCMAMTEPAFGVVLISAGREVGGGDQRCDVGALARIVDCQNFGVDRYRLRCVMAERIRVLRWLDDDPYPRAEIEVWDDEPGTADASLLADVQDRMVALFDLIGEARGVAFHSRDIVTAAAADPIDPLYALAARVPMGQADRYSVLCAPSAAARLDALSEAVDTVTAMVEFQLSE from the coding sequence ATGTTTCCTCTCGAGGTGGCGATGCTGCCGGGTGAGGAACTGCCGCTGCGCATCTTCGAACCCCGCTACGTCGCGCTGGTGAGCGACTGCATGGCCATGACCGAGCCGGCGTTCGGCGTCGTGCTGATCTCGGCCGGCCGTGAGGTCGGCGGTGGCGACCAGCGGTGCGACGTGGGCGCGCTGGCCCGTATCGTCGACTGCCAGAACTTCGGCGTGGACCGCTACCGGCTCAGATGTGTTATGGCCGAACGTATCCGAGTGTTGCGCTGGCTGGACGACGATCCGTACCCGCGCGCCGAGATCGAAGTCTGGGACGACGAGCCCGGCACTGCCGACGCGTCGTTGCTGGCCGACGTGCAGGACCGCATGGTGGCACTGTTCGACTTGATCGGCGAGGCGCGGGGCGTCGCGTTCCACAGCCGCGACATCGTCACCGCCGCGGCGGCCGACCCGATCGATCCGTTGTATGCACTGGCCGCCCGGGTGCCGATGGGGCAGGCCGACCGGTATTCGGTGTTGTGCGCGCCGAGTGCCGCGGCCCGGTTGGATGCGCTGAGTGAAGCCGTCGACACGGTGACGGCCATGGTGGAGTTTCAACTGTCCGAGTAG
- a CDS encoding ATP-binding protein — protein MTSRAATRGLRLRPRGWGIATRSAIVAATVVLVVHIVAGAALIALLGHFLISEVDDAAAARLHDIVSGLRSEPPNEFDSALLDTDQRIIAIQVVSDNDTVVYRSTDAPSTPLVPIGGIGKTPTQMSDNATPDNDLRIVGERVHTSSGHYTVLVAGSSEVAETTVQTVAFLLCGAAPLVITVVAMATYLLVKRSLRSVDAIRARVSDISTSDLSERVPMPESHDEIAALADTMNAMLARLEMGHNAQRQFVGDASHELRSPLTTIISALDVAQSHPELLDQDMIEQTLIPEAQRMQLLIDDLLLLARADERGLKLRREDVDLEAIAIAEADRLCRETTLAIHRDITPAHLRGDSRALLRLLRNLTDNAARHADSRIDITLSEHDGSILLAVADDGPGIPAKDRLRVFDRFVRLDSDRARSGGGTGLGLSIVAEIVAAHDGSINMTDRPGGGTAVRVQFPSGTSPDSSR, from the coding sequence ATGACGTCACGCGCCGCTACCCGCGGTTTGCGGCTCAGACCCCGTGGCTGGGGCATTGCGACCCGGTCGGCCATCGTCGCGGCCACCGTCGTGCTGGTGGTGCACATCGTCGCCGGAGCGGCGTTGATCGCGCTGCTTGGCCACTTCCTGATCTCCGAGGTCGACGACGCCGCGGCGGCGCGCCTGCACGACATCGTCAGCGGGCTGCGCTCCGAGCCGCCCAACGAGTTCGACAGCGCCCTGCTGGACACCGATCAGCGGATCATCGCGATCCAGGTGGTCTCGGACAACGACACTGTCGTCTACCGGTCGACCGACGCGCCGTCGACTCCGCTGGTCCCGATCGGCGGCATCGGCAAGACGCCGACTCAGATGTCGGACAACGCAACTCCGGACAACGACCTGCGCATCGTCGGGGAGCGCGTGCACACCTCCAGTGGCCACTACACGGTGCTGGTGGCCGGCAGCAGCGAGGTCGCCGAGACCACCGTCCAGACGGTGGCCTTCTTGCTCTGCGGCGCAGCACCTTTGGTGATCACCGTGGTCGCCATGGCCACGTATCTGTTGGTCAAGCGGTCCCTGAGGTCGGTCGACGCCATCCGCGCCAGAGTCTCCGACATCAGCACCTCGGATCTGTCCGAGCGGGTCCCGATGCCCGAGAGCCACGACGAGATCGCGGCCCTCGCCGACACCATGAACGCCATGCTGGCCCGCCTTGAGATGGGCCACAACGCGCAGCGCCAGTTCGTCGGCGACGCCTCGCACGAGCTGCGCAGCCCGCTGACCACGATCATCTCGGCACTCGACGTCGCACAGTCGCATCCCGAATTGCTCGATCAGGACATGATCGAGCAGACCCTGATCCCCGAAGCTCAGCGCATGCAGCTGCTCATCGACGATCTCCTGCTGCTGGCCCGCGCCGACGAACGCGGTCTGAAGCTGCGCAGGGAGGACGTCGATCTGGAGGCGATCGCCATCGCCGAGGCCGACCGGCTGTGTCGCGAAACCACTCTCGCGATACACCGCGACATCACGCCGGCACACCTGCGCGGTGATTCCCGGGCGCTGCTGCGGTTGTTGCGCAATCTCACCGACAATGCGGCCCGCCATGCTGATTCACGCATCGACATCACGCTCAGCGAGCACGACGGCAGCATCCTGCTCGCGGTCGCCGACGACGGACCGGGAATCCCGGCGAAAGACCGGCTCCGGGTGTTCGACCGCTTCGTCCGACTGGACTCCGACCGGGCCCGCAGCGGCGGCGGCACCGGACTCGGACTGTCGATCGTCGCCGAAATCGTTGCGGCACATGATGGCAGCATCAACATGACCGATCGACCCGGCGGCGGGACCGCCGTGCGCGTTCAGTTCCCGTCGGGCACTTCGCCGGACTCCAGCCGGTAA
- a CDS encoding glutamate--cysteine ligase: MSSVPANSRIDFAGSPRPTLGVEWEFALVDAGSRELSNEAAAVIADLGDNPHVHKELLRNTVEIVTGVCENTAEAMDDLRGTLGSVRRIVESRGMELFCAGTHPFAKWSTQQLTDAPRYAELIKRTQWWGRQMLIWGVHVHVGVSSAHKVMPIISSLLNQYPHLLALSASSPFWEGEDTGYASNRAMMFQQLPTAGLPFQFQSWPEFEGFVHDQKKTGIIDHLNEIRWDIRPSPQLGTVEVRIFDGVSNLRELRALVALTHCLVVDLDRRLDAGELLPTMPPWHVQENKWRAARYGLDAVIILDADSNERLVTEDLDELLNRLEPVAKSLKCSDELAAVADIYHSGASYQRQRRVAEENDGDLREVVDALIGELEL; the protein is encoded by the coding sequence GTGTCATCGGTACCGGCTAACAGCCGCATCGATTTTGCCGGCTCACCCCGGCCCACGCTCGGGGTGGAGTGGGAGTTCGCGCTCGTCGACGCCGGCAGCCGGGAACTGAGCAACGAGGCCGCCGCAGTGATCGCCGACCTCGGCGACAACCCGCACGTACACAAGGAGTTGCTGCGCAACACCGTCGAGATCGTCACCGGGGTGTGTGAGAACACCGCGGAGGCGATGGACGACTTGCGCGGCACCCTTGGCTCCGTGCGGCGCATCGTCGAGTCGCGCGGCATGGAGTTGTTCTGCGCGGGCACCCATCCGTTCGCGAAATGGTCGACGCAGCAGCTCACCGACGCGCCGCGGTACGCCGAGCTGATCAAGCGAACCCAGTGGTGGGGACGCCAGATGCTGATCTGGGGCGTGCATGTGCACGTCGGTGTCTCCTCGGCGCACAAGGTGATGCCGATCATCTCGTCACTGCTCAACCAGTATCCGCACCTGCTGGCGCTGTCGGCGTCCTCTCCGTTCTGGGAAGGGGAGGACACCGGCTACGCGAGCAACCGCGCGATGATGTTCCAGCAGTTGCCGACGGCAGGTCTGCCGTTCCAATTCCAGTCGTGGCCCGAGTTCGAGGGCTTCGTGCACGACCAGAAGAAGACCGGCATCATCGACCACCTCAACGAAATCCGTTGGGACATCAGGCCGTCACCTCAGCTGGGCACCGTGGAGGTACGCATCTTCGACGGCGTGTCCAACCTCCGCGAGCTCAGGGCCCTGGTGGCCCTGACGCATTGCCTGGTCGTCGACCTGGACCGTCGGCTCGACGCGGGCGAGCTGCTGCCCACCATGCCGCCGTGGCATGTGCAGGAAAACAAGTGGCGCGCAGCGCGGTACGGGCTCGACGCGGTGATCATCCTCGACGCCGACAGTAACGAGCGGCTGGTCACCGAGGATCTCGACGAGCTGCTCAACCGGCTGGAGCCGGTGGCCAAATCCCTGAAATGCAGCGATGAATTGGCCGCGGTCGCCGACATCTACCACTCAGGGGCGTCGTATCAACGGCAGCGCCGGGTCGCCGAGGAGAACGACGGCGACCTGCGTGAGGTCGTCGACGCCTTGATCGGCGAGCTTGAGCTATAG